AGACAAGTATCGTCaaacatctcaaaatagtatagtgaaCAATTATTGTTGAACGGATGgaataatacaatattttagTGGGCATGTTAGAAAAGTGACAATTGGTTAAGGTGCAAGGTAAAAGAGGGAGACAAGGTCATTGGTACTCGTAGCCTTCTCTTGGCTAGTCCTTACCTTTGGGATTTAATTATCTCCTAATTTCGTACGACCAAATACGAAACCTTCTCATGTTTGTTAGTTTGCCTGCCCTATTAATTTGTCATTTCTTGATCTACTGTTCTCCTAATCTCCACTAACTAATTATGCATTTTTGTTTTAACTTCATCAAGTTATATTAATCTATAGTacgaaaaaaaagttaaattagtAAAATGTCTTGATTTCCGTAAAGAGCGAGCCTGCAATTCCCGCAAAACCCAGCAATTGTGGAACCAGCGGGGAAGAAGGCTAGCACCAGAGAAACCACACAGTTTTCAAGGATCAGTCACTTGGAGGGTACATCCCTCATGTCATAAAGCTCCTTACATTAATATATTAAGAaatatactccctctatttcaaaataattaaattattgagatatttttcatatttcaaattaacttaattgttcaattacttttaaaatatttttccatttttaacctTAATTTGGATTTTGTATGTGATAAGTTTACGAAACTTCAATTGCTTTAAATTCTTTTCTTAGAAATTTCTTACATTAATGTGGCTGagaatttcacaaaaaaaattcttcactATATTGACAAATTAATACTCCATCGTCGGAGTTATACTCTACTTGTTATCTACACCaaatttaaaagtgaattagtatattttatgaattttaattttgaagattCGATTGAAATAGTTGACAGTCATATGAATGAAGACTCAATTGAtataattcaagaaaattttTTTTAGTCATTTTAAAGAGTCGCATATTGAATTTTGTATtagaaatgaattaaaaatttagttagtattgaaattagttattatgattaatgtttagttattcTAAAGATTAGCTTGACAATAactaataagggtaaaaataaaaagtaatgttTGATTTATGTcctaatcttcttttcttattgaGTGTGAAACACCCttgcaatttaattatttgaaatggAGTGAAAACTCCTTATATATTTCTCGactattattttgatgaataaatgGATTAATCTTTTTATACCATTAATATTATCTAAATACTACAATATTAATCTATTTTATAGTTACCAATCAATGCTATTGAGTATTTAACAAGATTGTATAAACAGTAATTTATTTAACTATGAGTTGCAGTAATGTTTTAAATAACAagattgtataaatatttttacaagatTACCCCCAAAGAAAACAGTGGAAGCCGAAATGGCATCCAAGGCATatcaatatttgtttattttatttatttcacacACTTTTTAAAACTTTAGTAAGATGGTGTACAGTAACCGAATCTGTGAGTAAGGTTTAAgtacatttaatttaattttgctACTAAAAATTCACTCTCCGTTATCTACTCATGATTTGCATGGCACCTTGTGGAACCATATATAATTAACAGCTCATCtcttataaaactaaaaaactgACAACTTTTAACTAAAGATAAACTATGACTTAGCTTGTTCAAACCCACTACTGCATATATTTTGATTCTTATTGTTTTGtctttcaaaatcaaataattaattacagTCCAATATATTTAGTTCATATTAGATAGTAATTAGTAGATAGatatttatcatatatttataaataaatttaaccGAACTaaacattttcttatttctcCCTAGAAactttcactttttattttttttctcaaaataacaATAGATTCTTATTATCTGAGCAACTCTCTATTCATTAATAAgttatcttaaaatatttgatgagTTGAGATTACCGAAGTATTGCAGAAGTTGGGCCGggttttttatatatatatatatatattagaataaGACAGGTGTCGGAATCCTAACTTTGactcaacttttatttttgaactctATAAAATCCCTCATTAATTCTACTATATCTACTACTCCCACTCTCttgatgaagaaaaagagaaaattaatcTATGCTTTTTTAAGTTCACAATAATATGGTGTCACTTAGTTTCAATATTCAGCTTGTACTTGTAATTGCTTTGCTCCTTCTACAGCAAATACAACACACTTCAGCTAATGCTCTGTTTGGTAACTACACTTCAATACATTTACATTTTCTTAATAGCCTATCTACAAGTAGTAAATTAAGTAATATGTCTCCCCTGCTTTGCTTTCTGTAGGAAAGCTAAGGAAGAAAGAGTGGCTAAAATTTACCTCTATGCAAAATGATCATGTATGTTATGTATACGGAATTACGTTTGATCTGATTCTTCGTCATTTTCGCTTAGTAGTAtactatttatgtatattcttttgaaatttatgcAGGATTCTCATGTAGATGATATCATTGCATCTGCTGCAGGAATTAGAAAAATGCTAGTGTATCAATTTTCAGGTATATTTATATACTCATACACTATTACCTGGCAacctaaataagccacaaaaatataaaagtgaTCAAAATAAGCCATTACTTTAGGAAGTAACTAAAATATgcttagtggaagaaaaaatttcactttatctaatattctaaacgttttccgttagtctcataacgtgtatattttaatatataacgaaattattttctacactttataaaatggaactatttcttacactttataaagtggaactttttcttacactttataaagtggaactTTTTATTACACTTTTTATAAAGTGGATGGACATTGACCGATAAAGGAGAACGTTGTTGACTGGTCTTAGGCTCCTTCCTAACAtagatttcaagtattgttaacTTGATTTGATCTATGTAGTCATTTGGAACCCTCAAAAAGTCGGTCAACGATTCGTCATTAAAGATAATTCACTCTCCAAAATTTACTTGTCCTTGTGataaaaatgaagtaggatattTTACgactataatcaaattataaacaGTTGTTTATACcctttttttataaattgatgaaagaaatttatgatatcggacattaattgaatatttagcATTGTGTTTGGGAGGACAATTATAATAAACGGTATTTCCATCATGTATAATTTCGCCATCCCAATAAATCAAAACTCTAACTTTTGGTttagaagacattttttttttgagattgaaatgaacaaatatagAAAGTATGTTGTAGGTGCTACTAGTTAATGTTTGAACGTTCTCCTTAAATAGAGATTGGAGGATTtttcagaataaaaaaataaaaatacatagtNGTAATATGTCTCCCCTGCTTTGCTTTCTGTAGGAAAGCTAAGGAAGAAAGAGTGGCTAAAATTTACCTCTATGCAAAATGATCATGTATGTTATGCATACGGAATTACGTTTGATCTGATTCTTCATCATTTTCGCTTAGTAGTATACTATTTATGTTTATTCTATTGAAATTTATGCAGGATTCTCATGTAGATGATAACATTGCCTCTGCTGCAGGAATTAGAAAAATGCTAGTGTATCAATTTTCAGGTATATTCATATACTCATATACTACTGCCAGCTACTctgttttaatatatatatatatatatatatatatagtgatcATTTAATTTCAAATCGATCCCTTTGTTGTAGTTAAGTTCTGACATcactaaaaaaaagaagctataTTGCTAAATAGCTCGTAGCTAAAATGATTTTCTGatcattttgaattatttactttttagtaaTAAAAGGCGTCCGatcagtaattttttttttttttggggtagtGAAAGGAGATGCTGGATTTGATTCAATGAAAACCTCTCACATGAATGCTCAGGTTCTCTTTTCCCACTTTCAAGTACACTGCATAGATTTTCCTTTTAGtgataatatttattatcataaaaatatttagcgataaatgttattatatttaaaattattagaactTTTGACATTTATATAGATGACTGATTATAAATAtctatattataatattatcgctaaattatttaattgttataATGGTACTTCAACAACCTCGGCTCATGAGGGGGAACAAACACACACATACCTTAAAAGATGCTGGCATCACGCTCTAACTCACGGGCACAATATTACTCATCTGctgtttattaattaaaaaatggattTAACTTATATctacaatatataaatataaaaggttcaattcttatattatttgtgcattttttgataaatatgaACACGCCTTAGTTATTTTCTGAATATTAATCCTACTTTTTATGAACTTTACCTATAGTTATCACTTAGATAGCCTGATGGTTATAACACACATACCCATCAAGATTTAAGTTGATAAGTTAGAGAAAAAGTTACCTAATATATTTGTTATGTTCACTGGAATTTGAACTTGATCATTTAAGTTAAcgccacttcattgaccacatccatacctttaatttgatcacttttttcttattcttgCATTATATTACTAAATTTTTATAGTGAGTTACTAGGTCTATAGCCAAATATTCGAGAAGAATCATGAGAGAGGTAAGAAAGAAGAATCAAAGGAGTTTGTTGATGTAGAAGATGAAATAGCAAAGCTTCTGACCAAAGACTATATTGGAAGAAGGAAGCCTCGCCGCAGCAAACCACCCATCAATAATCACAAGCCTACGGACTAATTAAAACGGGTGATTTATAAGAATAGTCCTGAAGGTAGGTGATCTTGAACTTTTCTCTCACTTACCTCAAGGGCAAAACTTCAAGCTTAACAACTTTTAACCTTGAAGGTTCGTCTATGAACCAAGTGGGGGTCAAAAATTCAATATCGTCCATTTTCAAGATCATTAGGTGtaatttcttgaattaaaaCCTTAGTAGTAGTAACTAGTACAAGTAGTGTTCAGATTTGGGCCTCACAATTTTGCCCCCTACTAGTGAAGGCCCAAAAatcatgtttgttattgtacatttgtttcctttctttctttatagtttatatatattactcttatCAAATTCCGTTTAATCTGTATACTGTAGCTGAAAATTAGTCACGTCAAGGTATTTTCATCGACATGCTTATGTAAAACGCTAAATTTAGGTACAGTATATCGCAATTTAATGTAGTACGTTaaaaagaacatgactacattaTATTATACCAAAAATAGAAGGATTGGAGATGAATAAATGCATAGCCTTGAAGGTTGTTGAACATTACTGCAATCTCGTTATATTCTTCAATGTATTGTCCGTTGTGGTCCAAGTGCCTTCTCAGTGATATAATACAACCAATTGTTCCTATTTCGAATATTACTACCTTTGTACCTCCTATggatccatttttatttctttttcaaagaGGCAGAAGCAACAACCAAATTAACAACCAACAAATGAGACTgctctttttttaatttgagatttcaagttcaattttctgagtatgaAAAAAGTCCTACACAGTATGAATCTGATATAGACGGGTCCAAATGCGGGtaccaaatagaaaaaaacatattaaatttaTCTAACATgttgtagtatatatatattggctGACCAGTTCAGAGGCAATACGCACATGATTGGAGGACCTATTCGTGGCACAAACACAAATGCTTCTGACCAAAACCAACCAAacgaatatttttattttacttcaatttgTAGTCTGGCAGAGGACCATTTCTTTATTGGTTACTTCAAACCTAACCAACATTCATTTGCTTTAACAACTGGTTT
The Solanum stenotomum isolate F172 chromosome 12, ASM1918654v1, whole genome shotgun sequence DNA segment above includes these coding regions:
- the LOC125848704 gene encoding uncharacterized protein LOC125848704 isoform X1; this encodes MVSLSFNIQLVLVIALLLLQQIQHTSANALFGKLRKKEWLKFTSMQNDHDSHVDDNIASAAGIRKMLVYQFSVKGDAGFDSMKTSHMNAQVYSQIFEKNHERGKKEESKEFVDVEDEIAKLLTKDYIGRRKPRRSKPPINNHKPTD
- the LOC125848704 gene encoding uncharacterized protein LOC125848704 isoform X2, translating into MVSLSFNIQLVLVIALLLLQQIQHTSANALFGKLRKKEWLKFTSMQNDHDSHVDDIIASAAGIRKMLVYQFSVKGDAGFDSMKTSHMNAQVYSQIFEKNHERGKKEESKEFVDVEDEIAKLLTKDYIGRRKPRRSKPPINNHKPTD